One stretch of Hevea brasiliensis isolate MT/VB/25A 57/8 chromosome 12, ASM3005281v1, whole genome shotgun sequence DNA includes these proteins:
- the LOC110635024 gene encoding uncharacterized protein LOC110635024: MRKRKSCPRVTGKRTSKEIAERLNPREENGDENEEEKNKQGKGFYACYLLTSLCPRFKGHTYIGFTVNPRRRIRQHNGEIRSGAFRTKKRRPWEMVFCIFGFPTNVSALQFEWAWQHPTESVAVRQAAATFKSFSGVANKIKLAYTMLNLPAWRSLNITVNYFSTKYTKHSAACPSLPEHMKVQVCPIDELPCYTETDETLLEFTDAEYVFDDKEEYDNAANINGTVEANMTEIQSHSMDGFPCYHKGEESSGSKDSNVEQCNEGDNTSEAVKETCADTTVHICLDIAHNIDENSYEKFGWFKEYGKREQTVKNIFADYPPTAEVDHALVGSASSPFTDFSDDGLTSMNKNISDLDWLNGKRFREESDKDPHPIHNYTSPQEIEVIDLLSPSSGFKIRSSIKKRRISTVCPEIIDLT; this comes from the exons atgaggaaGAGGAAGTCATGCCCGAGAGTAACAGGGAAGAGAACATCAAAGGAAATAGCAGAAAGACTAAATCCGAGGGAAGAAAATGGAGATGAAAACGAAGAAGAGAAAAACAAACAAGGAAAAGGGTTTTACGCTTGCTATCTCTTGACTTCCCTCTGCCCTCGCTTCAAAGGCCATACCTATATAGG ATTTACAGTGAATCCACGGCGTCGTATTAGGCAACACAATGGTGAAATCAGAAGTGGAGCTTTTAGAACCAAGAAAAGGCGACCTTGGGAAATGGTCTTCTGCATTTTTGGTTTCCCAACTAATGTATCTGCTCTCCAG TTTGAATGGGCATGGCAGCATCCAACAGAATCAGTAGCTGTCAGGCAAGCAGCTGCAACTTTTAAATCATTCTCAGGGGTAGCTAATAAGATTAAACTTGCATACACAATGCTTAACCTTCCAGCTTGGCGGAG CTTGAACATTACCGTGAACTATTTCTCAACAAAATACACAAAGCATTCTGCTGCTTGCCCAAGCTTGCCAGAGCACATGAAGGTCCAGGTTTGCCCCATTGATGAGCTTCCTTGTTATACTGAAACAGATGAGACTTTGTTGGAATTCACGGATGCTGAATATGTATTTGATGACAAGGAAGAATATGATAACGCTGCCAATATTAATGGCACTGTAGAAGCGAACATGACAGAGATCCAATCTCACTCCATGGATGGGTTTCCATGCTATCATAAAGGGGAGGAAAGTTCTGGCAGCAAAGATAGCAATGTTGAACAATGCAATGAAGGTGACAATACAAGTGAGGCTGTAAAAGAAACGTGTGCAGACACAACAGTTCATATTTGTTTGGATATTGCACATAACATTGATGAGAATTCTTATGAAAAATTTGGTTGGTTTAAAGAGTATGGCAAGAGAGAGCAAACTGTGAAGAATATTTTTGCAGATTATCCTCCTACTGCAGAAGTTGATCATGCACTAGTGGGTTCGGCATCATCCCCTTTTACTGACTTTTCTGATGATGGATTAACATCGATGAATAAGAACATTTCTGATTTGGATTGGTTGAATGGGAAAAGATTTAGAGAGGAATCTGATAAAGATCCACATCCGATTCACAATTATACTTCCCCACAAGAAATTGAGGTTATAGATTTGTTATCCCCATCTTCAGGATTCAAAATTAGGTCAAGCATAAAGAAGAGAAGAATATCTACTGTTTGTCCAGAGATAATTGACTTGACATAG